One Panicum virgatum strain AP13 chromosome 3N, P.virgatum_v5, whole genome shotgun sequence DNA segment encodes these proteins:
- the LOC120664351 gene encoding cingulin-like: MLCPAARIQTPVGTNLVSSDSDSSILVWCSPKKMDPATTKVSSPRNGDETELEQLSSDLQALKRLYGLLRKGPANEDLDEASRALLMKMLDDATQQTLLKQAKSIKGEIESMKRSLKTMNYVLSEKLNVQQKSSEIAGSSPSGEQMDDFELKLKEEAMLSRVLKEAVFLKELDIEQLEADLTSSLRLQDVMINEIQRVQGELSCITHKAKQLELQVSKKDEAMNEIQHDFQESAKELAALRGTLKTVTEERDLSWQEAKQLRRNISIMQNEVVSLKKKIEALDEDILLKEGQITILQDSIEKPFDIICSPRSMREFDME, from the exons ATGCTGTGCCCTGCCGCCCGCATCCAGA CACCCGTGGGCACAAACCTAGTCTCTTCCGATTCCGATTCCTCGATCTTGGTTTGGTGCTCCCCCAAGAAGATGGATCCAGCAACGACAAAGGTTTCCTCACCTCGCAATGGCG ATGAAACGGAATTGGAGCAACTATCGTCTGATCTACAGGCGCTCAAGAGGCTGTACGGGCTGCTTCGCAAGGGTCCCGCAAATGAAGAT TTAGATGAGGCATCCAGGGCTCTactgatgaagatgctagatgATGCTACCCAGCAGACTCTCCTGAAGCAGGCAAAG AGCATCAAAGGAGAAATTGAAAGTATGAAGCGAAGTTTGAAGACAATGAATTATGTACTAAGTGAAAAGCTAAATGTACAACAAAAATCTAGTGAGATTGCTGGAAGTAGTCCTTCCGGGGAGCAAATG GATGATTTTGAACTCAAGCTGAAAGAAGAGGCTATGCTGAGCAGAGTACTAAAAGAGGCAGTCTTTTTAAAGGAACTTGACATTGAACAACTGGAAGCGGATCTAACATCTTCACTTCGTCTCCAAGATGTTATGATAAATGAGATCCAGAGAGTTCAGGGTGAACTTTCTTGCATCACCCACAAGGCTAAACAGTTAGAGCTTCAG GTATCCAAGAAGGATGAAGCAATGAATGAGATACAGCATGATTTCCAAGAATCTGCAAAGGAGCTTGCCGCTCTCCGCGGGACACTAAAAACAGTGACAGAGGAGAGGGACCTGTCGTGGCAGGAAGCAAAGCAGCTGAGAAGAAACATCAGCATCATGCAGAATGAGGTGGTgtcactgaagaagaagatcgaAGCCCTAGACGAAGACATACTTCTCAAGGAGGGGCAGATCACAATACTGCAGGACAGCATCGAGAAGCCGTTCGACATCATCTGCAGCCCCAGGTCGATGAGGGAGTTTGACATGGAATGA